The nucleotide sequence cgcgctgggggcggggcctctggaACGCTCTGACCGGCGGCCCTGGCTGAGGCGGGGCGGCCCGGGGCCAGGGGGATGGGCgcagcctgcccagccccccagctggcGGCCCCCCCGTCCATCCAGGCACCAGGCGTGAGGCCAGGGGGATGGgcgcagcctgccctgccccccagctggcggCCCCCCCGTCCATGCAGGCACCAGGCGTGAGACCAGGAGGATGGGCgcagcctgccctcccccacagatGAGTGCCCCCCGTCCATGCAGGCACCAGGCGTGAGGCCAGGGGGATGGgcgcagcctgccctgccccccagctggcggCCCCCCCCGTCCATGCAGGCACCAGGCGTGAGGCCAGGGGGATGGGCgcagcctgccctcccccacagatGAGTGCCCCCCGTCCATGCAGGCACCAGGCGTGAGGCCAGGGGGATGGgcgcagcctgccctgccccccagctggcggCCCCCCCCGTCCATGCAGGCACCAGGCGTGAGGCCAGGGGGATGGGCgcagcctgccctcccccacagatGAGTGCCCCCCGTCCATCCAGGCACCAGGCGTGAGGCCAGGGGGATGGGcgcacctgccctgccccccagctggcggCCCCCCCGTCCATGCAGGCACCAGGCGTGAGGCCAGGAGGATGGGCgcagcctgccctcccccacagatGAGTGCCCCCCGTCCATGCAGGCACCAGGCGTGAGGCCAGGGGGATGGgcgcagcctgccctgccccccagctggcggCCCCCCCCGTCCATGCAGGCACCAGGCGTGAGGCCAGGGGGATGGGCgcagcctgccctcccccacagatGAGTGCCCCCCGTCCATCCAGGCACCAGGCGTGAGGCCAGGGGGATGGGcgcacctgccctgccccccagctggcggCCCCCGCGTCCATGCAGGCACCAGGCGTGAGGCCAGGAGGATGGGCgcagcctgccctcccccacagatGAGTGCCCCCCGTCCATGCAGGCACCAGGCGTGAGGCCAGGGGGATGGGCgcagcctgccctcccccacagatGAGTGCCCCCCGTCCATCCAGGCACCAGGCATGCTGCCTGGGGCAGCAACTCCCAAAGAGAGTTGGGGCCCTGGTgagtaatcagctgaacatgggccaggctgcagcccaaggggCTAACAGGGGTACGGAGAACTTCCAGTAGGAGCAGCGAGGTGATTTTccctctgtatctggcactggtgcTACCACTGCTAGAGTGCAATTCAGGTGTCAAGTACAGCTCAAGTCAGATATTGATCAAcaggagaggggtcagagaggggccacaagaatgattcaaggattagaaaGCCTCCCTTATAGTGCTCAGTCTATTTGGCTGGACATCGCAGTCCATAAATACTgacagggggaacaaatatttgatcatgGGTTCTTCAGTCTGGCAGAAAAAGGtttaacacaatccagtggctgaaagctgaaactagagaaattcagactggaaataaggcgtacattttgtcacagtgagagtaattaaccactggaacaattcactaagggtcatggtagattctccatcactggcaatgttttataaaaaaggttttataaaagatctgctctaggaatcattGTGGGTCATTCTCTGCCTGTTTTTTACAGGAGGCCatactagattatcacaatgt is from Dermochelys coriacea isolate rDerCor1 chromosome 3, rDerCor1.pri.v4, whole genome shotgun sequence and encodes:
- the LOC119852549 gene encoding glycine-rich cell wall structural protein 1.0-like encodes the protein MDGGGRQLGGRAGCAHPPGLTPGACMDGGHSSVGEGRLRPSSWSHAWCLHGRGGRQLGGRAGCAHPPGLTPGAWMDGGAASWGAGQAAPIPLAPGRPASARAAGQSVPEAPPPARYLPGWRGGLCPGALQSGGGGGGPGACHWSACAGRQQGALRRAAVSAAAVGDVGSSPGGGGGGGESGRRRAQPSPAR